The window TGACGGATCACCGTCACCAGGTGCCAGGAGACAGACGCCGCTGCGAGGGCCAGGAAGACCGCCGAGATCGGCGTGGTGAGGAAACCACTGAAGTTGCCATCCGAGAGCATCAGACCGCGCCGCAGGTTGGTTTCAGCCATAGGGCCGAGGATGAAGCCAATGATGAACGGCGCAATCGGCAGTCCACCTTTGACGAAGCCATAGCCCATCAGGCCGAACAGCAGCACCGCCCAGACGTCGAAGATGCGGCTGTTGAGGCCGAACGCACCGACTACGCAGAGCACCAGGATGATCGGCAACAGAATGTGCTTGGGCACCGCCAGCAACTTGATGAAGATGCGCAGTCCGTAGAACTCCAGCACCAACATCAGCAACGAAGCCAGAATCAGCGCGGCAAAGATGGTGTAGACCAGCGATCCCTGACTGATGAACAACAGCGGGCCAGGCTGGATGCCGTGAATCATGAAGCCGCCAAGCATCACCGCCGTGGTGGTGTCTCCGGGAATACCCAGGGTCAGAAGCGGGATCATCGCACCGCCAATACCGGCGTTGTTCGCGGTTTCACTGGCAACCACGCCCTCGATGGAGCCTTTACCGAATTCTTCCGGGTGCTTTGAGCGCTTTTTTGCCGCGATGTAGGAAACAATGTTCGAGGTACCAGCGCCGATGCCCGGCAGGATCCCGATGCCCAGGCCGATGAACGCCGAGCGGGTCGCGTTCGGCAATTGGCTGATGAACTCCTTTATGGAAAAACCAAACCCTTTCACGCCTTTCATGCTGATGTTCTGTGGCTTGGCACGGTGGCTTGAGCGGGCGCTCTCGGCGAATTTCAGCACTTCGGAGACCGCAAACATGCCGATCATGACGGTAAGCATGGCGAAGCCACCGTTAAGACTCGGCAGGTCGAACGTGAAACGCCGAATGGCGTCGACCGGGGCGATCCCGACGGTTGAAAAGGCAAAGCCCAAGGCGCCGGCGAACAGCCCTTTGACCAGCGAACCGGTGGACAGTGTGGCAATCAGGGTCAGCGAAAAAACGGCAATGGAGAAATATTCATGGGGACCGAAACTCAAGGCCACGTCCGCCAGGATCGGGGCGATAAACATCAACGCCGCAATGCTGAAAATCGTGCCCAGGAACGAGAACACCACGCCAATGCCCAGGGCTTTGACGCCCTGGCCCTTTTTCATCATCGGCGAACCATCGAACGTCGTGGCGATGGAGGCCGGCGTACCCGGTATGTTGAGCAATATCGCTGAAATCAGCCCCCCCGAGGTGGCGCCGACAAACAGAGCAACCAGCAGTGACAGACCCGTGGCCGGGCCCATCGAATAGGTCAGCGGCAAGCACAGGGCGATGGCCATGGTGGCCGAAAGGCCGGGCACCGCACCAAAGACGATCCCCACTGCAACGCCGAGGGTGATCAGGACAAATACGTAGGGCGAGAATACGGCACCGAAGCCTTGTTGCAGGAGCTCAATCATCACCGTCCCCTAGAAATCCAATAGACCGGTGGGCAGCATCAAATCGAAGCCCTCACGGAAGATCACAAAAATCAACGCTGCTGAAACGACCGCGATCACGGCATAAAGCCCGTGCTTGACCTTCTGATCCGCGGGGGTCAACACGATGAATTGGGCGTAGAGGTAAAGCGTGGTCATGATCACGAAACCGACAACTTCCAGCAGCGCGGTGAAGAGCGTCACCAGGGCGATGGATTTGATAACCGTCGGGTAATCGATCGATTCAGCGGCTTCGGCCGGCTCGACAGGCTCGGCACGTTGCTGGGGCAGTTTTCTCCAGGCCAGCAACTGCAACACGCCCAACAGGCACAGCGCGCCGGAAAGAATCCAGGGCACAAAAGCGGCGTCGACAAAACCGCGACGCGGCAGATTCGCGGTCAACAACATGTACGCCACACCAGCACCGAGCATCGCCAGGCCGGCGAACAATTCATTTCTTTTGTAGGTATCCATACAGGATCCTCTTTCACTTGAAGGGCCGAGCAAAGGGGCGCTGGCCAATTCGGTAAGCGCCCCATCCTGTTTCCCAGGATTTACTTGGCTTTACGCATTTCGTCCTTGAACTGCATGAAGTCGTCACGGGTCTTGGTCAGCGTAGCAATGGCTTCTTCGGTGCCCTGGAAGCTGACAGGCTGCTTGAAGGACTTCTTGAGCTCTTCAGCGTATTCAGGTTCTTCGGTGATTTTCTTCATGGTGTCAGCCATTTTCTTGACGATGGCCGGGTCTGTGCCTTTCGGGAAAGCGACGATGTAAGGCTTGTCCAGGACCAGGTCCACGCCTTGCTCCTTGAACGTCTTGACGTCACCCAGCAGCGGGTTGCGCTCTGCGTTAGGCTGCCCCAGAGCGGTCATCTTGCCGCTGGCAATGTAGTCCTGAACCGAACCATAGCTGATAGCACCCAGGTCAATGCGCTTGCCCAGCAAGGCCACCACTTTTTCCGAAACGGTGCCGCTGTCGACCATCTTCAGTTTGACGCCGGCGAG is drawn from Pseudomonas rhizophila and contains these coding sequences:
- a CDS encoding tripartite tricarboxylate transporter permease, which translates into the protein MIELLQQGFGAVFSPYVFVLITLGVAVGIVFGAVPGLSATMAIALCLPLTYSMGPATGLSLLVALFVGATSGGLISAILLNIPGTPASIATTFDGSPMMKKGQGVKALGIGVVFSFLGTIFSIAALMFIAPILADVALSFGPHEYFSIAVFSLTLIATLSTGSLVKGLFAGALGFAFSTVGIAPVDAIRRFTFDLPSLNGGFAMLTVMIGMFAVSEVLKFAESARSSHRAKPQNISMKGVKGFGFSIKEFISQLPNATRSAFIGLGIGILPGIGAGTSNIVSYIAAKKRSKHPEEFGKGSIEGVVASETANNAGIGGAMIPLLTLGIPGDTTTAVMLGGFMIHGIQPGPLLFISQGSLVYTIFAALILASLLMLVLEFYGLRIFIKLLAVPKHILLPIILVLCVVGAFGLNSRIFDVWAVLLFGLMGYGFVKGGLPIAPFIIGFILGPMAETNLRRGLMLSDGNFSGFLTTPISAVFLALAAASVSWHLVTVIRHKKSAAIELMRS
- a CDS encoding tripartite tricarboxylate transporter TctB family protein encodes the protein MDTYKRNELFAGLAMLGAGVAYMLLTANLPRRGFVDAAFVPWILSGALCLLGVLQLLAWRKLPQQRAEPVEPAEAAESIDYPTVIKSIALVTLFTALLEVVGFVIMTTLYLYAQFIVLTPADQKVKHGLYAVIAVVSAALIFVIFREGFDLMLPTGLLDF